Sequence from the Agrococcus sp. SL85 genome:
AGTAGCGCATGGCCTCGAGGTCGCCCGGGTCGGGGTCGCTGGTCGCCGAGCGCAGGTCGAAGCGCGTCTCCTGCTCGCCGGCGACGGCCTGCAGGCTCGCGCCCGCGAAGCTGGGCGGGATGACGCTCGAGGCCACGACCTCGATCGGCAGCGTCAGCACCGCCGTCGCGCCGTCCGGGTCCTCCGGGCCCGTGCCGTCGGTCACCTCGAAGGTGACCGAGGCCGGGCCGACGTAGCCGGGCGCGGAGCGGAAGCGCAGCGTCTGGGTGTCGACGACGAGGCCGGAGCCGTCGTCGTTGACGGCGGTCACGGTCTCGCCGGCCGTGATGCGCGGCGCGTTGCCGCTCGAGACGGCCACGACGTCGCGCAGCGGCAGCAGCCGCTCCTCGCCCGAGGGGATCTGGAGGGGCTCGCCGATCGAGAGGACCGGCTGGCGGTCGCGCACCGGCGGCACGCCGACGAACGCCTCCGCGGTCTGGCCGTCGATGTCGGTCACGCGGTAGGCGACGACCTGGAACGACTCGGTGGGGATCACCTGCACGGCGCTGCCCGCGACGGTGCCGGGGCCCGTCACGATCGAGAGCTCGAGGTCGTCGGGGTCGCCGTCGGGGTCGAGGTCGTTCTCGAGCACGGGCACGTCGGTCGCCTGGCCGAGCACGAGCTCCGCGGCGCTCACGGGGTCGTCGCGCGCGATGGGCGGCTCGAGCGCGGCGGTCTCCGAGACCGTGAGCATGACGATGCCGGTGGTCGTCAGGCCGCGAGCGTCGGCGACGACGTAGGTGAGCTGGTGCACGCCCTCGGCATCCGGCGTGACGAGGTCGACGGTGCCGCGCTCCACGTCGACCGTCGCCCCCGCGAGCTCCGGCGGCAGGTCGAGCCCGTCGGGCTCGAGGCGCAGCGGATCCTGGTCGGGGTCGGAGTCGTTCTCGAGCACGGGGATCGCGATGGCGCGCCCGGGGCGCGCGGTGACCGTGTCGGTCTCGGCGAAGGGCGCCTGGTTGACGTCCGCGGCCTGCGCGATGCCGATCGTCGCGGTCGCGGTGGCGCTCGCGCCCCACCGGTCGCGGACGCGGTAGGTGAACTCGACGGTGCCCCCGGCATCCGGGTAGGCCTCGAAGTCGAAGTGGTCCGGCCCCGTCTCCTCGATCCGGCCCTGGTCGGGCGCGGTGTCGTAGCCGACCAGCTCCACGCCGTCGCCGTCGCCGTCGATGCCGTCGAGCGGGATGGGGATGCGCACGGTGGCGCCGGCGAGCACCCGTGCCGTCACCGGCCGCGGGCTCGGCGCCGCGTTCTGCTCGGGGTCGCGCGGCACGATGCGGATCGTGACGGTCGCGGTGTCGCGGTTGCCCTGCTCGTCCTCGACCTCGTAGGCGACGGTGGCGCGCGAGGGCGCGCCCTCGAGCGCGTGCACCCGCAGCATGCCCTCGGAGACGAACGCGACGCCCTCCTCCACGGAGGCGAAGCTCGAGCTGACGACCTCGCGCACGAGGGTGAAGGGCGCGCCGTCGGGCGAGAAGTCGTTCGCCAGCACGTCGATCGACTGGAAGTCGCCCGCGCGGACCGTCGCGGTGTCGTCCACGGCGACGGGCGCGCGCGGCTGGGCGGGCGGGGCGACGGGGATCACCTCGACGGTGCCGGTCTCGGTGAAGCGGCCGTTGGAGACCGCGTAGGTGAGCTGCAGCGGCGCCTCGAGACCGCGCGAGTCGCGGATCCGGAGGAGGCGCCGGTCGACGAGCTCGACGGTGATGGGCGAGGCGCCCTGCACCGCGATCGACTGCACGACGAGCACGCCGCCCGCGGGGTCGACGTCGTTCTGGAGCAGGTCGACGAGCGCTTGGCCGCCCTGCGGCAGGAGCGCGGTGTCGCGCACGGCCACGGGCCGGGCCTCGTCGTCGGCGTCGCGCACGTCGACGCGGATGCGCCCGGTGGCGGAGGTCGTGCCGCTGCCCGCCACCACGTACGTCAGGTAGTGGGTGCCGAGGGGCGCGTCGAGCACCTCGACGATCCCCGTCGCGCCGTCCCAGCGCATCTCGATGCCCGGCTCCTCCTGCACGAGCGCGAGCCGCAGCGGGTCGCCCGAGGGGGAGGAGTCGTTGAGGAGCGGCCGGATGCTCGCCTCGCGGCCGACGATCGTCGAGACGAAGTCGGCGTTCGCCTGCGGGGCCGCGTCGCCGCGCTCGCGCACGTCGACCGACAGGCGGCCCGCGGCCTCCTCGCGGCCGTCGGAGATCCGCAGCTCGACGTCCTGGAGGCCGGCCTCGCCGGTCGCGGTGTAGACGAGGCGCCCGGAGGGGTCGGTCTGGACGGTGTCGCCGGAGGGGCTCGTGGCGCCCATGAGGTAGAGGTCGTCGCCGTCGGGGTCGAGCCAGTCCTGCAGCACCTGGTACTCGACCGTCGCGCCCTGCTCGACGACGAGCGTCGCGTCGCGCAGGGACCGCGGCGCCTCGTTCTCGTCGTCGCCGCGGACGTCGACGTCGACGGTCGAGGTCGCGGTCTCGCCGCGGCCGTCGGCGATCCGGTACTCGAAGGCGAAGTCGCCCGTGAACCCCTCCGGCAGCTGCACCTGCAGCTGCGAGTCCTGCTCGACCGGGGCGACGACCACGCCGTCGGGCAGCGATCCCGCGACGCTCGCGGTGAGCACGTCGCCGTCGGGGTCCGAGTCGTTCCACAGCACCGGCAGGAGGGTCGCGCGGCCGTCGCGCGCGCCGAAGGAGTCGGGGTTCGCGACGGGCGGCTGGTTCTCCTCGGAGGGCGGCGGCAGCTGGTCCTCGAAGCGGTCCTCGGTCGACTCGTCCTCCTCGTCGCTCCGCTCGTCCGAGGTGGGCGGCACGAGGTCCGTCCAGTTGTCGACGAGCACGAGGCGGTCGGAGAGCAGCCACGAGGAGCCCTCGGCGACCTGGTTGAGCACGACCGTGCCGCGGTTGACGCGGAAGACCGCCTCCGAGCCGTCGAGGCCGTCGACGAGGTGCTCCGCGTCGCGCGCGTCGTCCTCGCAGTCGCGCACCAGCACGCCGGAGCCGGGCCAGACGCCGTAGGCGCAGCCGCCCAGCTGCACGGGCGCCACGGCCTCCGCGGCACCGCCGCGCTCCTCCTGCGCCGGGGCGCCGCCGTCGAGGGGCTGGTGCACGAGCGCGGTCGCGGTGGCGAGGACGACCGCGTCGGAGGCGTCGCCCACCTGCTGGAGCACCGAGCCCTCGGGCGCCTCGACCGCGCCGCCGGGCAGCAGCAGCGAGCCGCGCCCGGCGTCGAGCACGACGGGCTCGTCGCCGACGACGGTGAGGCTCGGCGCCGCCATCGCCGAGAGCTCCCGACGCTCCTGCCGCTCCACCCGCGTGCCCTCGTCGTCGAGCACGACGCGCACCTGGGTGGCCGACTCGGGCGAGATGGCATGCACCTCGCCGCCGAGCGAGACCGCGGCGACGAGCCCGGGCTCGAGCTCGAGGGTCGGCTCCGCGGTCGCGGGGTCGAAGCCGGCGATGTCGTCGAACGGCATCGCCCACAGCCGGCCGCTCGCGGGGTCGGTGATCGCGAGGACGCCGCCGCCGAGCGCGATGCCGCCGCCGGCGGGCAGCTGCACGCTCGCGCCGAGCTCGACGTGCACGGGGTCGACGAGGATCGCCGCGCCGGAGTCGCGCGCGAGCAGCAGCACGTCGTCGCCGTCCTGGAGCACGTCGAAGTCGTCGGTCGGGGCCACGAGGCCGGCGTCGAGCGCCTCGGCCTGCACGTTGAGGTGGCCGAGCTGCTGCGTCTGGGTGCGGGTGACCCAGACGCCGCCGTCGTGGAGGTCGACGTCGGTGGCGGTGAAGCCGTCGTAGGCGACCGCGAGCACGCCGAGCACGATGCTGACGGCGCTGATGAGCGCCGCGGCGGCCGCCGAGCGGCGGTGCCTGCCGAGCTTGCGCAGCACGACCGCATCACCCCTCTCCGGTCGTCCGACCGCAGCCGCCCTCCGGACGGCGGGGTGGTCGTGCGTCCATGATCGCCCATCGGCGCGCGGGCGCGCTCGGGGTTTCCACGGATGCGGTCGGCCGCGCCGCGCGGATGCGGCGCTCGCGCAGGCGCGGGACGTAGCCTCGGCGCATGGCGAAGGCAGGGCGATCGATCGGCAGGTCCGGCGGCGGCGGCTCGTTCGGCGGCGGGGCCCGGAGGTTCTCGGGCGGCGGCTCGCGCTCCTCGGGCGGCGGCTCCTTCGGCGGGCGCCCGCGCTCCTCGGGCTCGTCGTGGGGCCGGGGCTCGTCGTGGAGCCTGGGGCTCCGGCTCGGGCGGTTCCGGCTCGAGCGGCTCCGGCTCGTCGTCGCGCTCCCGCCCGCACGGCGGCGCCCCGGCGACGGGCAGGGACTGGGCGATGGCCGCGATCGCGATCGTCGTCGTCCTCGTCGTCTACGCGATCCTCGCGGGCTCGTGAGGCGCCCCGCGCTCGCCGCCGCGATGCTCGCGGCGCTCGCCCTCGCCGGGTGCGCGCCCGGCCAGGCGAGCCCCTCGCCGTCGGCCGAGGAGCCCGCCGCCTCCGCGGCGCCCACGCCCACGCCGACGCCCGAGCCCGTCGCGGTCTCGGTGAGCGCGATGGGCGACATGCTCCCGCACGACTCGGTCACCGCCGACGCGCAGCTGCCCGACGGCTCCTACGACTACGGCCGGTTCTTCGACGCCGCGCGCGGCATCTGGGCCGACAGCGACCTCGTCTACTGCAACCAGGAGGCGCCGAGCGGCGGCGTGGAGCTGGGCCTCAGCTACTACCCGGCGTTCAACGCGCCCGTCGAGTTCGCCGAGGGCATCGACGCCGCCGGCTGCAACACCATCGGCCTCGGCAACAACCACACCTTCGACCGCGGGCAGGAGGGCGTCGACCGCACCCGCGCCGTGTGGGACGACCTCGATCCGCTGCTCATCTCGGGCGCCTACCGCGACGCCGAGGAGCAGGCCGAGGTGCCCACGACCGAGATCGACGGCCTCACCGTCGCCTTCCTCAATTTCATCGACCTCTCGAACACGCCCACGAACGACACCGTCGTCACGTGGCTCGACGACCCGCTCGTCGAGCAGCAGATGGCGCAGGCCGAGGAGGCCGCCGACGCGACGATCGTCGCCGTCCACTGGGGCGACGAGTACTCGCAGGTCGTGAACGCCCGCCAGCGCGAGCAGGCGCAGCGCCTCGCCGACCTCGGCGCCGAGGTGATCCTCGGCACGCACCCGCACGTGCTGCAGGAGGCCGAGTGGCTCGAGCGCGAGGACGGCTCGCGCGCGTTCGTCTACTACTCGCTCGGCAACGCGCTCTCGACGCAGATGGCCGTGCCGCGCGTCGTGAGCGCCGTCGCGCAGTTCGACCTCGTGGGGCTGCCGGGCGGCGACGTCGAGGTCGTCGACCCCTCGGCGGTGCCGATCTACATGCACTTCGACCTGACGCCGCAGCAGTTCGTCTCGGGCGCGTGGGCCAACCGCCGCAACCTGCAGCTCTACCCGCTCGTCGACGCCGCGGAGCCGATCACGCGCTCCGCCTGGCGGAACGAGCTGACGGTGGAGTCGGGCATCGCGCTCGTGACCGAGGTGCTCGGGCCCGACGTCCGGATCGACACCGAGACCCGCTAGCGCCGTCCCCCGAGCGCGGGGCGCCGCCGCGAGGC
This genomic interval carries:
- a CDS encoding CapA family protein; the encoded protein is MRRPALAAAMLAALALAGCAPGQASPSPSAEEPAASAAPTPTPTPEPVAVSVSAMGDMLPHDSVTADAQLPDGSYDYGRFFDAARGIWADSDLVYCNQEAPSGGVELGLSYYPAFNAPVEFAEGIDAAGCNTIGLGNNHTFDRGQEGVDRTRAVWDDLDPLLISGAYRDAEEQAEVPTTEIDGLTVAFLNFIDLSNTPTNDTVVTWLDDPLVEQQMAQAEEAADATIVAVHWGDEYSQVVNARQREQAQRLADLGAEVILGTHPHVLQEAEWLEREDGSRAFVYYSLGNALSTQMAVPRVVSAVAQFDLVGLPGGDVEVVDPSAVPIYMHFDLTPQQFVSGAWANRRNLQLYPLVDAAEPITRSAWRNELTVESGIALVTEVLGPDVRIDTETR
- a CDS encoding Ig-like domain-containing protein → MLRKLGRHRRSAAAAALISAVSIVLGVLAVAYDGFTATDVDLHDGGVWVTRTQTQQLGHLNVQAEALDAGLVAPTDDFDVLQDGDDVLLLARDSGAAILVDPVHVELGASVQLPAGGGIALGGGVLAITDPASGRLWAMPFDDIAGFDPATAEPTLELEPGLVAAVSLGGEVHAISPESATQVRVVLDDEGTRVERQERRELSAMAAPSLTVVGDEPVVLDAGRGSLLLPGGAVEAPEGSVLQQVGDASDAVVLATATALVHQPLDGGAPAQEERGGAAEAVAPVQLGGCAYGVWPGSGVLVRDCEDDARDAEHLVDGLDGSEAVFRVNRGTVVLNQVAEGSSWLLSDRLVLVDNWTDLVPPTSDERSDEEDESTEDRFEDQLPPPSEENQPPVANPDSFGARDGRATLLPVLWNDSDPDGDVLTASVAGSLPDGVVVAPVEQDSQLQVQLPEGFTGDFAFEYRIADGRGETATSTVDVDVRGDDENEAPRSLRDATLVVEQGATVEYQVLQDWLDPDGDDLYLMGATSPSGDTVQTDPSGRLVYTATGEAGLQDVELRISDGREEAAGRLSVDVRERGDAAPQANADFVSTIVGREASIRPLLNDSSPSGDPLRLALVQEEPGIEMRWDGATGIVEVLDAPLGTHYLTYVVAGSGTTSATGRIRVDVRDADDEARPVAVRDTALLPQGGQALVDLLQNDVDPAGGVLVVQSIAVQGASPITVELVDRRLLRIRDSRGLEAPLQLTYAVSNGRFTETGTVEVIPVAPPAQPRAPVAVDDTATVRAGDFQSIDVLANDFSPDGAPFTLVREVVSSSFASVEEGVAFVSEGMLRVHALEGAPSRATVAYEVEDEQGNRDTATVTIRIVPRDPEQNAAPSPRPVTARVLAGATVRIPIPLDGIDGDGDGVELVGYDTAPDQGRIEETGPDHFDFEAYPDAGGTVEFTYRVRDRWGASATATATIGIAQAADVNQAPFAETDTVTARPGRAIAIPVLENDSDPDQDPLRLEPDGLDLPPELAGATVDVERGTVDLVTPDAEGVHQLTYVVADARGLTTTGIVMLTVSETAALEPPIARDDPVSAAELVLGQATDVPVLENDLDPDGDPDDLELSIVTGPGTVAGSAVQVIPTESFQVVAYRVTDIDGQTAEAFVGVPPVRDRQPVLSIGEPLQIPSGEERLLPLRDVVAVSSGNAPRITAGETVTAVNDDGSGLVVDTQTLRFRSAPGYVGPASVTFEVTDGTGPEDPDGATAVLTLPIEVVASSVIPPSFAGASLQAVAGEQETRFDLRSATSDPDPGDLEAMRYSGLEGGVRGVEARLEGSSIVLAAERTATPGTSGAYTVRLEDPHGNEVTGTVLVEVVATNRPLAIANADRAEGEQGVPIEVDVLANDVNPFARDGVPLELVSAEVVGGDGSAAVAGRRIAVTSGADFSGTLTVRYVVQDGTGLTERQVSGTATVTVKGRPDAPPRPNVDAVGDAQVTLTWAAPAPNGAPITGYLVRSADGAISQPCAATTCVVQGLTNDVTYRFQVVAQNEVGDSEPSPASADARPDRRPEQPSAPSATRGDGSLAIAWAPAVSNGSPVSGYTLQIQPPAPDGTVAVELAAVTAHTWQGLANGTAYTFRLQAHNAAPEPSELSAPSAPTIPAGLPSAPSGASAAVDRSTPGEVQMTVTWEAASGNGIAVDSYLVRSSTGLSQTVTGTSARFAQVPLDGSQVTFTVAATNAVGTGAASAPTEARTAATAPGAPSAVRVTDGDGQVRVDWTPGSRNGLRADEVRFEVRANGGGVQSFGPGGTYTGLSNTGGPYTIEVRATATIDGQALASGWTVSSNQARPFGPPPAPVISITPGVHQVTYQWAPNGSNGRALDRIEWTQYENGQNMQRVSPAAGSQTQQLSPGHQAYMTAIVVDVDGNVSDRITIGPVAAGYAPPPQPRAAVTGYSGGVTFSFGPNGTTDRPLDRLEWILDDGASGWTVVRPAADGSFSGGREPGNQACIRVRAIDSGGLESEHIVACGYALP